A genomic window from Salvia miltiorrhiza cultivar Shanhuang (shh) chromosome 5, IMPLAD_Smil_shh, whole genome shotgun sequence includes:
- the LOC131024314 gene encoding uncharacterized protein LOC131024314 isoform X2: protein MQQIGEGVGNNVQHHDRNRKILRCLLSWTLDILLQILVVFPKVEPLRSKVTSFIHRMVDTLGPSIFPYLPNALGQLLIESEQHLQLNGLSACLIIRLVWFRYTSIVWKLYFRPSIWSYVFLSLIKYLLRGMRGVALCLILLFESLLGFLGLLCSTVVPTAGGLSSRDWISWAFVFQAVVYTGFMMILLLYSVAATAVLFMYCKALQGELAFEIAEEFAQEYIRLPFDDGKLSHAVYVV, encoded by the exons ATGCAGCAGATTGGTGAGGGTGTTGGGAACAACGTCCAACATCATGACAGGAACAGAAAGATATTACGTTGTTTGCTGAGCTGG ACTTTGGATATTCTCCTGCAAATTCTTGTTGTCTTCCCAAAGGTAGAACCCCTGCGAAGTAAG GTTACCTCTTTCATTCATCGTATGGTGGACACTCTAGGACCTTCAATATTTCCTTATCTTCCGAATGCACTGGGCCAGTTGCTAATAGAAAGTGAG CAACATCTTCAGCTAAATGGGCTGAGTGCATGTTTGATCATCAGGCTTGTATGGTTTAGATACACTTCTATTGTATGGAAACTATACTTTCGACCAAGTATATGGTCATATGTTTTCCTCAGCCTCATTAAGTACTTATTGAGAGGGATGAGAGGCGTGGCGCTTTGCTTGATTCTGTTGTTTGAATCGCTGCTTGGCTTCCTGGGCTTGCTGTGCTCGACGGTGGTGCCCACCGCGGGCGGATTGAGCAGCAGGGACTGGATTAGCTGGGCATTCGTGTTTCAGGCCGTCGTATACACGGGGTTTATGATGATTCTGTTGCTCTACAGTGTGGCGGCTACTGCTGTGCTGTTTATGTATTGCAAGGCTTTGCAGGGGGAGCTTGCCTTTGAGATTGCGGAGGAGTTCGCGCAGGAGTATATCCGGCTGCCTTTCGATGATGGGAAGCTTTCCCACGCTGTCTACGTCGTGTAG
- the LOC131024314 gene encoding uncharacterized protein LOC131024314 isoform X1, producing the protein MLLAQTPTVLEFLMQQIGEGVGNNVQHHDRNRKILRCLLSWTLDILLQILVVFPKVEPLRSKVTSFIHRMVDTLGPSIFPYLPNALGQLLIESEQHLQLNGLSACLIIRLVWFRYTSIVWKLYFRPSIWSYVFLSLIKYLLRGMRGVALCLILLFESLLGFLGLLCSTVVPTAGGLSSRDWISWAFVFQAVVYTGFMMILLLYSVAATAVLFMYCKALQGELAFEIAEEFAQEYIRLPFDDGKLSHAVYVV; encoded by the exons ATG CTTCTTGCACAAACTCCTACGGTGCTGGAGTTTCTAATGCAGCAGATTGGTGAGGGTGTTGGGAACAACGTCCAACATCATGACAGGAACAGAAAGATATTACGTTGTTTGCTGAGCTGG ACTTTGGATATTCTCCTGCAAATTCTTGTTGTCTTCCCAAAGGTAGAACCCCTGCGAAGTAAG GTTACCTCTTTCATTCATCGTATGGTGGACACTCTAGGACCTTCAATATTTCCTTATCTTCCGAATGCACTGGGCCAGTTGCTAATAGAAAGTGAG CAACATCTTCAGCTAAATGGGCTGAGTGCATGTTTGATCATCAGGCTTGTATGGTTTAGATACACTTCTATTGTATGGAAACTATACTTTCGACCAAGTATATGGTCATATGTTTTCCTCAGCCTCATTAAGTACTTATTGAGAGGGATGAGAGGCGTGGCGCTTTGCTTGATTCTGTTGTTTGAATCGCTGCTTGGCTTCCTGGGCTTGCTGTGCTCGACGGTGGTGCCCACCGCGGGCGGATTGAGCAGCAGGGACTGGATTAGCTGGGCATTCGTGTTTCAGGCCGTCGTATACACGGGGTTTATGATGATTCTGTTGCTCTACAGTGTGGCGGCTACTGCTGTGCTGTTTATGTATTGCAAGGCTTTGCAGGGGGAGCTTGCCTTTGAGATTGCGGAGGAGTTCGCGCAGGAGTATATCCGGCTGCCTTTCGATGATGGGAAGCTTTCCCACGCTGTCTACGTCGTGTAG